In Parus major isolate Abel chromosome 3, Parus_major1.1, whole genome shotgun sequence, the following are encoded in one genomic region:
- the GJB7 gene encoding gap junction beta-7 protein isoform X2, whose product MSWAFLRDLLSGVNKYSTGIGRIWIAVVFMFRLLVYVAAAENIWKHEHDEFECNIKQPGCENVCFDHFFPVSHIRLWALQLIMVSTPSLLVVFHVAYRENREKHHNQKLYKNPGKIDGGLLCTYLISLILKTGLEIVFLVLFYKLYNGFKIPRLVKCDIKPCPNTVDCYISKPTEKMIFLYFLVATSCLCIILNLSELSYLIFKYSIKCYLKRHMKKQQGSKSDCCESELISTREARSAKGAYATNRAQPPSLSVRSPSHFPFRKCLVYLVFNGMA is encoded by the exons atgagctgGGCGTTCCTACGTGATCTGCTGAGTGGAGTGAATAAATACTCAACAGGAATTGGAAGAATTTGGATAGCTGTTGTGTTCATGTTCCGCTTACTGGTTTATGTTGCTGCCgcagaaaacatctggaaacATGAGCATGATGAATTTGAGTGCAATATCAAGCAGCCTGGTTGTGAAAATGTCTGCTTTGaccattttttccctgtctctcaCATCAGACTTTGGGCTTTGCAATTAATCATGGTTTCCACCCCTTCACTCTTGGTTGTCTTTCACGTTGCTTACAGAGAGAACAGAGAGAAACACCACAACCAGAAACTTTATAAAAATCCAGGAAAGATAGATGGTGGATTGCTGTGCACTTACCTAATCAgcctcattttaaaaacaggacttgaaatagtttttcttgttctgttttataAATTGTACAATGGATTCAAAATACCACGTCTTGTGAAATGTGACATAAAACCATGTCCCAATACTGTAGACTGTTATATTTCCAAACCCACAGAGAAAATGattttcctctattttctgGTGGCAACTTCATGCCTGTGCATCATATTAAATCTAAGTGAACTGAGTTATCTGATTTTCAAATACTCCATAAAATGTTATCTAAAGAGACACATGAAGAAACAACAAGGCTCGAAAAGTGATTGCTGCGAATCAGAACTCATCAG CACCAGAGAGGCT AGGAGCGCAAAGGGAGCCTATGCCACCAACAGAGCACAACCACCGAGTTTATCTGTAAGATCACCATCTCACTTCCCTTTCAGAAAGTGCCttgtttatttagtttttaatggTATGGCATAA
- the GJB7 gene encoding gap junction beta-7 protein isoform X1 → MSWAFLRDLLSGVNKYSTGIGRIWIAVVFMFRLLVYVAAAENIWKHEHDEFECNIKQPGCENVCFDHFFPVSHIRLWALQLIMVSTPSLLVVFHVAYRENREKHHNQKLYKNPGKIDGGLLCTYLISLILKTGLEIVFLVLFYKLYNGFKIPRLVKCDIKPCPNTVDCYISKPTEKMIFLYFLVATSCLCIILNLSELSYLIFKYSIKCYLKRHMKKQQGSKSDCCESELIRYNRAAAAGQLHNSSSSLPLNM, encoded by the coding sequence atgagctgGGCGTTCCTACGTGATCTGCTGAGTGGAGTGAATAAATACTCAACAGGAATTGGAAGAATTTGGATAGCTGTTGTGTTCATGTTCCGCTTACTGGTTTATGTTGCTGCCgcagaaaacatctggaaacATGAGCATGATGAATTTGAGTGCAATATCAAGCAGCCTGGTTGTGAAAATGTCTGCTTTGaccattttttccctgtctctcaCATCAGACTTTGGGCTTTGCAATTAATCATGGTTTCCACCCCTTCACTCTTGGTTGTCTTTCACGTTGCTTACAGAGAGAACAGAGAGAAACACCACAACCAGAAACTTTATAAAAATCCAGGAAAGATAGATGGTGGATTGCTGTGCACTTACCTAATCAgcctcattttaaaaacaggacttgaaatagtttttcttgttctgttttataAATTGTACAATGGATTCAAAATACCACGTCTTGTGAAATGTGACATAAAACCATGTCCCAATACTGTAGACTGTTATATTTCCAAACCCACAGAGAAAATGattttcctctattttctgGTGGCAACTTCATGCCTGTGCATCATATTAAATCTAAGTGAACTGAGTTATCTGATTTTCAAATACTCCATAAAATGTTATCTAAAGAGACACATGAAGAAACAACAAGGCTCGAAAAGTGATTGCTGCGAATCAGAACTCATCAGGTacaacagagcagcagctgcaggacaacTCCACAACAGCTCATCATCTTTGCCTCTGAATATGTAA